The Pecten maximus chromosome 11, xPecMax1.1, whole genome shotgun sequence genome has a segment encoding these proteins:
- the LOC117337398 gene encoding uncharacterized protein LOC117337398 yields MKFYIITVIVLVETFLLITHSESKDIRWKWQAGSTNVNKISADLSLGARTGGMVFKDYNSYNNFYLFGGLVYDAKSNTQRLANDLWHIDGGVPSGNALHLGNKGQEAKRGTDESPAPRMLGAGCGIIGAMFMVYGGYGEDGVLGDTWIYDFGHKKWSRFEKLLSDLKKNDTDLLSPPARADMAVWCMHEKLVIFGGINEKAVTLQDMWEFDLRTLTWKEMEKSVSLRNQIYSNHLITWPEPRNGATTWVKSTALYLFGGNMVSNYDRENHRNTGFSSDLYMYNVTEGTWKYLYGRRGTGLAGKFVFQGQHIRNNQPGCRRGGAGIVDTSGNLWLFGGEGADTHPDSVSSEKPPKILADLWHFDVLKNQWAYKDGFDSGDSAGIYNGDKNTYYTGSQPGSRYDSMSVVAGNTILLYGGIGLDANGKKGLLGDFWEIDMHNYVAYFSATYPGTIFNLIFWPFSLVAIICVSFVYSRKFSDKSAGKRDIAYKPLMQE; encoded by the exons atgaaattttacattataaccgtGATCGTCCTGGTTGAGACATTTCTCCTTATAACTCACTCGGAAAGCAAGG ATATCCGGTGGAAGTGGCAGGCAGGCAGTACAAATGTTAATAAGATCTCGGCAGATCTGAGCCTCGGGGCACGCACGGGCGGCATGGTCTTCAAGGATTATAACAGTTACAACAACTTCTACTTGTTTGGAGGTCTGGTCTACGATGCTAAGTCAAACACACAACGCTTGGCTAATGACTTGTGGCATATAGACGGCGGGGTTCCATCTGGAAATGCCCTGCATCTAGGGAATAAAGGCCAGGAAGCCAAGCGAGGCACGGATGAGTCGCCTGCCCCACGAATGTTGGGAGCAGGCTGTGGTATTATAGGGGCCATGTTTATGGTGTATGGTGGTTATGGAGAAGATGGGGTTCTTGGAGATACCTGGATCTATGACTTTGGCCATAAAAAATGGAGCAGATTTGAAAAGCTACTTTCGGATTTGAAGAAGAATGACACTGATTTACTTTCCCCGCCGGCCAGAGCTGATATGGCAGTGTGGTGTATGCATGAAAAATTGGTTATCTTTGGGGGCATCAATGAGAAAGCAGTAACTCTTCAAGACATGTGGGAGTTTGACCTCAGGACCTTGACCTGGAAGGAAATGGAGAAATCGGTGTCATTAAGGAACCAGATCTATTCCAATCATCTGATCACATGGCCAGAACCAAGAAATGGAGCCACGACTTGGGTCAAAAGCACTGCTCTCTACTTGTTTGGGGGAAATATGGTATCAAACTATGATAGGGAAAATCATCGAAATACAGGATTTAGTTctgatttgtacatgtacaacgtCACAGAAGGAACATGGAAGTATTTGTATGGAAGGAGAGGAACAGGACTCGCTGGAAAGTTTGTCTTCCAGGGGCAGCACATTAGAAATAATCAACCAGGCTGTCGACGTGGAGGTGCAGGCATTGTTGACACCAGTGGGAATCTGTGGCTGTTCGGAGGGGAAGGTGCCGATACTCATCCCGATTCCGTCTCGTCCGAAAAGCCCCCAAAAATTCTTGCAGATTTGTGGCATTTTGATGTATTGAAGAACCAATGGGCTTACAAGGATGGATTTGACAGCGGAGACTCGGCAGGTATTTATAATGGTGACAAAAATACTTACTACACTGGGTCGCAGCCAGGGTCAAGGTACGACTCCATGTCTGTCGTGGCCGGAAACACAATACTCCTATATGGCGGCATCGGATTGGATGCCAATGGCAAGAAAGGTCTTCTTGGAGACTTTTGGGAGATTGACATGCATAATTACGTTGCTTATTTCAGCGCCACATATCCTGGTACCATTTTCAACTTGATCTTCTGGCCGTTCTCACTCGTGGCCATCATATGTGTTTCCTTCGTGTACAGCCGCAAATTCTCCGACAAGTCTGCTGGCAAACGTGACATTGCTTACAAACCCCTCATGCAGGAATGA